tttcatttttttcataaaataaaaaaaaatcctatggAAAAAAAAGCTCATCACCTCTATCGCTcctttgaattttaattctcttccctttttagttttcaacttctaatttttaattcttgaaCATTTGAAAAGCTTGATCtttatgtttcattaaataaacatatatcaaaatatctatTTCCTCCCCTAGTTAAGATGTCATTTAATTcacatatatcaaaatatacaaGTTATAATAAACTAATATTTCTTTCAACTTTAGGAAAAGCCTTTCTAGTCATCTTTGCTTGAATGTTGATTTcacatattcttttatttttaattttataagaaattaaattatgcttagccatatattttaatgataaaaaactaACATGTGCCAAATAATCATGccataaagataaagataactCAATCATATAaacataaacattaattttattattaataccaAGTTCACATGAGTAGCCCCTCCCCACAAATAGTCTATTTTTGGATAAAATGATCTTATCAAACTCTAAAACAGCATTAAAACCCTTCTTACAAAGCAAATTTACATATATAAGATTTTCCTTATATATGTAAGATATTAATCAACAACAATTTCTTTCTAAAAGTGAAATTTAGTTCAACATTTCTTTTTCCCATCAGCTTTGCAGCATTATAATTTCTCATTGGAACTTTTTGTCCATCTTCTGCAActtcataatatttaaaatggtttttatttgttgtatacATAGATACATAGATGGTTGCACCAGAATTATACCACCAATCATTGCACATGATACTTGCAGCCATATAAAGTTCAATAATCATTCTAATATGTAGCTTGGAAATTGTTGCAACCAACTCAGTTTTATGTTCAACCATATTTGTCATATTTGAATTTTGGACATTGTTAggatctttttgtttttgtttctttcaaaacCTGTACTCACATTTGTAGTGCCTTTTATTGCTATAATTATAGCAGgtctttcctttttttgaaTTGCTTAAGTTGTCCAGATTTTTGAAGTTCTTTACTGCCTTATAAAATTTCATCTTGTTTccagcattatttttttaaacattcaGATTTCCTTCAACATAATTCACTTTTGTTGCAGATTCATTGGTAAATTCCTTTACATGAATTCtagtttcttcttcaatttgtaagtgtttttgaatttgttcatgaaaaaaaaattcttctatgGTATGCAATAACTTCTTCCTATAATCATTTTAACTAAGAGAAAAATTTGTAATTATTACTCCTACTTGTAATGCTTTAGGAACTTCCACTTTCAAGTCTTTAAGTTTAGAAATGACTTGTAACTCATAGACTTGATTCATAATAGAAACATTATCCATTAATGAAAATTCGaaatatttcataataaaaaatgtgtccACATCTTGTTTTTCTATGTTGTATTTGTACTCTAGTGACTTTCAGATTTTCTTTGAAGACTTTATGGATGTGAAAAGTTCATATAAATGATCTAATAGATTATTAAGGATGTGGCCTTTACATAACAATTCATCTTCATCTTGTTTCTTATGTTCTGTCTTCAGCTGATCATTGTCTTTGGATGTAGATGCAAAAATTTCAAGCAGATTTGAATCAAGGATATAGGAGATCTTTAAAGCAGTCAATATAAACATCATCTTATCTTTccaacatataaaatttattccaTCAAAATAATCCAGCTTTATAAACTCTTGATTCACCATAGTCTTAGACTTCATTGCAAAATTAGTACTTTAAAATTGGCTTTCCACAAATACATTTGCCAATTACGGTCaaacaaataactttttttctagagatGATTGGATTGTTGATGATCCACtagaaagtttttatttgattttatattatgacTTGATTGGTTTTATagttctttatttaatttagttgtgttttaaactttaattttaataaaataaatgtttttcacttgaaaatatattaaaataatatatatatatatatattttattttttaaaattaatttttaacataagaaaatgatgaaaaatcataaaaaaaattaattttaaaaaaatcaaaaactttttaAGCACTttgaacacaaaaacaaacacattaaaaagtaaacaaacCAAAACGACACCGTTGATGGCTTGAGGAGATCGCATTTTTCTCGTCGAGGCACAGACTCTCTTGAAACTTGAAAGAGGATCGAGACATAAAGTAAACGCAGATAGCGTAGATCGGTGTGGTTAGGGTTTCTTTTCCAAAGGTAAGGCTATGGGTTCTCCTGATCTATTATTAACCTTTTTGGATCTACTACTAATTATAGATTATTCTATACACAATCTTGTTTCTAATCTCATCTAATGATTTTTTGTGTGTGATAATTATGAATGCAAAGAGCATGGCGTCAGGAGCAGGAAGCTCAATGCTATATTCCTTTCTTCTATTCACAGTAATTCTTTCACTTCAAGAGATGTATCGCTCTAAATTGGCTTCCACCGAGTTATTTACCATCCTTGGCGGATTCATCAGCTCTCTCTTGTTTCTTGTCCTCCTCACTGTgagtttttttactatatttttatcatgatcCTTTTGGGtgttatgaatttatttattttttattactgtttTGCAGTTAATTGGGAATTTTCAGGAAACATGTGGCATGAAGACTGGGTGGGGTGCTGGTGAGTGCACCTTGTCTGTCTCTATGATTtcgctttctttcttcttttattcatctccctctttccGGAAAGAGAAGCTGAGGAGGGGCTTGGGTGAATGGATATaatctttttctatatatatatagcgttTGTTAGGTAAAGATATTCTTTTCCAGAGTATCTGACATATCATGTTGATTCTGAACTTGCATGGCTGTGGTGATCTTATTTCTGAGCTGATATTCCTAAGCTGCCTATCACAAGTTTTACTCTTTCAAATCTATGGATCAGTTCATACATGATATCAGCTGATTTGTCTCATGGTACATATCACTGCTGTTGATAACTTGCATTTCCCCCCCTTTATTTTGTCTGACTCCGTGTAGATCCTAACCTGTTCATTTCAATATATATCTAATGACTAAGAGTTGATGAAGTTAATCTATCAATTAATAGCACATAGTCTGTCTTGTTTTTGGCTTGGTTTGTGGTAAGGGAAGGCATGAGGCTGTTGATCTGAGCCTAGATAAATTATATGTACATGATTCTGATTGTGCAGTTCTCTTCTCAGTAGAATGTAACTCTCCTCCATAAGGCGCAGTGAGATTGACGTTGCTATATAGGGATCAGGATCCATGTCATCAATAGCCTTATTATTTTgtcccttttgttttcaatcaCCTTTGCTGTTTAAAAAGGTCATGAATATATCTACCGCTAaggttttcatttttcttttgtagtCATCTTAGCAGAAGGTGTTGCTCTAATTGCTGCTGGCACTGTGCATCGTGTTTGCATCACTACATGGTAAGTTTAAgatgtaaatataattttgcttttcactgtaatttttttctgaataCATGCTTGAGAGAAAAATACTCAAAATCTATCAGCCATTGTTTTGTTTAACCACCCATTGGACTACCATTGTGTCAGGCATCAATTGTGCCATGAGGTATCCTATATAAGGTTTGGTGAAACAAAGCAATCTTGCTAGTTTAAAGTGCCTGTGCATTTATCATTGAGCATTTTTAGGAAGAATTTgctttgttgatgagaaaattGTGTGAAACTTTCTTGTGTGTTGATTTACAAGTAGGCTTGTAACAGAGCTGGAATAATTAGTTGAACCACAGTGAACTgcaagtttttcttctttcaagttGTTTTTCAGATAAAGGACTGGAAAATTCGATCATGCAAGGCATGCAACTATTGGCATAACCTGAACTGGCCTGGTAGTGTATCTTGTGGGCATGAATAACCTTTCAAGGAAATTTGAGGGTGTTTATCTTTTGGATTGAGAGCATCCTGTAATGTCATAAGTTTGTTCCACACAATATAGGAACATAGACTAGAAACATCAATGAAGTCATTGCAAATAAAGCAAAGTCATCACTATATTGAAAGAAGCAAGAGGCAGTAATGATTAGATGAACCATATTGAAAGAAGTGAAGAGACAATAATGATTATATGAACCATAGTCATATTAATGACTAGAAATGGTTTTAATTCAGATGCATTGAAAGTTAATATTTTCATGATTCCTAAATGCAATGATGATATATGGTTTATAATTCATGAATATGTATTTCATCTGTAGGATTTAAGGTAGGTTATGTGCCATAAAACATGAATTGCAAGGCTCAATGGGTTGAATTCTAAATAACTACAGCCTGGTAAGAATCATGCCCGTGCTGAGTgatgaaaatatgaaattaattgtGGATTACATTTAATCAATATGAGTAATGGCAAACTAACATTAAATGTCTGCAAATGTGTGCTAATGGCTGTACTCAACTTGTATTTGATGCAGTTTCTTGTTCTCTGCTGGTCTACTGTATGAGGTCAACAAGCTTTCTGGGCTGATACTTTCTAAAAGTGATTCCAAAACAAGAAGGTACTGAGGGCATGTCACAGTTTAGTAACATATTGATATGTTGTTCCGAAGCTCTCTTATTTTGTCAGCTCAAGTCTTTGTGAGATGTATCAGGATTTCATCAACTTTTCAAACTATTAAAATAGGTCACCTGTAGGGTGCCAACGTATGTGAAGGAACATCTCTCTGTGGTTTCTTCGAGGGAAAAGATAGTAGAATTTTTTTCTGAGATTTTCAATCCTGCTCCTCCCccccatgtttgttttttggtaaaaaaaatcgTTTTCCGTTTCTGTTCTCGCTGATAATCAACTGCCCATTAGCAGAGTTCTAGCTTAAGTTCTCGACAGGAAAAATCATTAAAGGAGCTCATTATGTTTGCGTGTTTACGAAATTCAGAAATGAATTCGTCTTGGCTGGATGGCTAGTTGTTTGGATTTAGAGTCACGACCTTAGCGGTCAAACTAGCTAACTTCCCGGCGTTATATTGCGGGCGTCTTGCCTGGATGGCTAGTTCTTTGGATTCATAGTCATGATGACCTTATAGGTCAAACTAGCTAACAttgttttgttgttaatgtattttctagcaccatgaaaaattgaatataaaataaataaaaaattatatgcctcaataaatgtaaaaaaacttttttttatctagacatatcattataattgttattattcttAAAAAGGTGTTGGTTGAAAGAGCACGCGGAGTAATTTGGTTGTATTATAACTTTTAATCTTGATGCTAATTAGCAGGTTACTAATTTGCTATTTGGTGGGTTCTTAGTTTGTCACTTGCTTTATGCAGGTCTCTTATCATGagttttcatatattaaaatagaagTTAGGTgtgttgttcttttcttttttcctttatcataAACACAAAGTTGCTGTCTTCATCCATTAGAATCAGCCTTTCATTATAGCAATTCATAATGAAAAGCtgagttattttcttctttttttggtttttttgctttctattttgtatttttggctgtttttgttcttttttctttgtttttttaatttgttttttttttatgaatgttttttttttttggttaatgttaattttttttctatttaattatcaattttttttcacttttttttttgttttgtttttttggctgttttttttttcttttcttcttttttctttgtttttttaagctgattttttttttaatgaatgtttttttttttttttgttgatgttaaattttttttctatttaattatcaaatttttatgatataggttttgggtttgatgggttaatctagattttttttttctggtttttctttttaattaattttttcgagtgcagtccacagtgaaacgcctagctgtcttttattttttgtttgctttgcttttttaagttgtttgattttctttgtttttttaagttgttttgttttctttgttttttttaatgaatattttttttgtttaatttttttatttatgttaatttttttttttatttagttatcaaaatttcATTACATGGGTTCTGGGTTTGACGcgttaacttgaattttttttttctggtttttctttttaattattattttttgtttaatttagtttgttaatgttaaattttctctatttagttatcaaactttcatgacacggattcttgatttgacaggttaacctagttaattctaggttaacccgtaatttttttttttcctattcaattatcaaactttcatggcaCGAATCCCagatttgatgagttaacttggtttgaagggttaacccagttaattcagattttttttttcctttttcttcattagtttttttctttacgtaggctttttttttttttttttttaaattaatattttttttgtttagtatttttttttttaatttttttttttagtttgttaatattaagtttttttttatttagctatcaAACTTTAATGACACGAATCcctggtttgacaggttaatccagttaattcagatttttttttttcttcatgtaggtttttttttctttgtttttttttttttaattaatcttttttttgttcattttagtttattaatgtttatttttttttatttagttatcactctcatgacatgaatctcaggtttgatgggttaacctgatttggtaAGCCAATCCAGctgattcatatatatatatatatatatatatatatatatatatatatatatatatattatatagttttcaatttcatctttaaatattgtaattaactataactaaaagacatcaatcttttttctttcaattttatgacacgaatcccaggtttgacgggttaaaccagttgattaagatttttttttctttttcttaagtagttttttctttcaatttcatcttttaatatcgatttgattaagaattaaactttatgatttcttttgtttattggtcattaaattattgtgatcTCATGAAGGGATGTTACTGTATCCCTCCTTGCAAAGCACTATTCATCGAAATAATACTTTGCtttattgttcttttctttccaattaatatttttttttattctgtaatattaattttttattctttttaattatcacacttttataacaaaatCTTGCAATCACTCATGTCAAAGGCTCCAGGTTTGATGTTGCAaccaaactcacttaaacttggatcatgcaagtttaatattattattaatattataaatataacttttggaTTAGGAGTAACAGATAGACCCAATGCTCTTAGGtataactttgtaaaaaaacctaacactgttaaattttaacttttttaaatattttttatataaaaaaattgactcacAGCGTAGCGCGGGCCACGTTACTAATTTAGTACTAAAATTTAACTAAGGCacaagaactcttttttttttttttatattatcctcAAATTAGATTCTTCTCGgatataaaatcaattataatagTTAAAGCACCTTACATTTGAGCAATGTGGGACAAATactctgtcttttttttttttaaaaaaaaaacataaacatacaTGTCATGAATGTTAGAAATGATATATTATGCGCGtaccaactctttttttttttttttattaatgtgggtgttcGGATTAGCTTGTGTGTATCTTGACTAATCCTATAGGTCCTAAAGTTGATGACCATATAAGCCTCTAGTGGCCTTGAAGTTTGTGGGACTCGAACTGATGATCTCTAGAGAGCAAACTGAGGGCCTGACCAGTTGAgctatattttttaggatttgcgTGCACCAACTTTATTTTACTATATTGTATACCTATACAATTTCATGGTTTATAATAAGTATTAGACCTGTTTATTTCacggaaaatgattttttgaaaatgattttttaaaaattattttctaaattttcttgcgtttgtttgtcattaaaaaagttagtcaacagaaaatacttttcagttaaacgaaaatttagcttggtttccaggaaagtattctccttttattttagacagaaaacacttttaagaaattataattttttttaaaatatcatgttatttgctgattatattaaatttgatcttccaaactttt
This genomic stretch from Populus alba chromosome 19, ASM523922v2, whole genome shotgun sequence harbors:
- the LOC118036185 gene encoding uncharacterized protein, translating into MASGAGSSMLYSFLLFTVILSLQEMYRSKLASTELFTILGGFISSLLFLVLLTLIGNFQETCGMKTGWGAVILAEGVALIAAGTVHRVCITTCFLFSAGLLYEVNKLSGLILSKSDSKTRRY